The Fulvia fulva chromosome 11, complete sequence genome segment GTTACCATACCCATAGTGTGTCATTGTCGGGGTTGGTCTCGCGAGTTGCTGTGAACTGACAGCATCGCGAAGTGCTGGTATGGGGCAAAGGCGCCATGGGGAGGAAGCTGCTGTGGTGAGTGCTGTCCATGCACAAGAGGCCGACCATGGTAAGGCTGCTGATGCATGGTATTCCAGAACTCAGGCTGATTGTACTGGGTGTTATAAGGCGGCATGCTGAGACTGGTATGTGCACTCTGGTTTCCGCTGTGGTGATGGCTATGCGCTGGGTTGTTTCCAGGCGCAATCATCTGAGGATCAAGGAAACCGTCGTTGTAGTTCCACGATGAGTGGTAAGTCCTTGGGTCGTGCCAGACGTGGGGAGTCATGAAAAAAGTCTCGCAGTTCATGTCGATTGACCAGTAGGTTGCTCCTGTAAGGTTACATAAAGCGGTGTAGTATGCGAGAGTAGTCTGACCAAGTAACCTAGGATGAGTCCAGGGGTCTAAAGCAACGAACACGGAGAGGGTCGATATCACCTTGTGATGGATTTGCCGCCTCAATCTATCTATACCTCTGCTCATATCACGATCGATGCCATGGCGTAGTGGAGCAGCTCTCCGACTGTGAAGGAGACTTCTCCGACGTAGCCACGCAGAACAGCCAGTTGTTGACTACGGGCGGCCCATGTCTGTTGAAATGAATCTGCCGAAGACGGAGAGACCAGGGTATTCCAGGTATTCGCAGCCACAATGACTGAAGTACACGGCCAGAACTGGCCAAGCGTATCCGGTCAACGCACGAAGCGTTGACCAAACGGCCGTGGAGACGTCAAAGGATGGTGGCCGATTGAACTCAGAGGTCTCGCTTAGCTGCACTCCGTGAGCCGTATGCAACGCGAAGGCAAGCAGACCTCGGGAGGCATCATAGCTACCTCACATTCTTCGGGCAAAGAATGATCATTGATGGTCCCCGTAATGCATCCGTTACCCACCCGACGCTAGAGATGAGCACATGCAGGTACTCAACGACCAAGCTCGCCAGGATCTTGCGGAACACAAATACATGCACTGCGCAAGATGCTTCGAGCTTAGCTGAAGCAAGATGCAATTCGATACCGCATATTACAGTTGCCATGTCGAAGGACTCTGCGTCCACTTCGTGTAATTTCGCTGTGTGACGAACGTCTTTGCCGTGCAATGGCGAGGTTTACCAAACGTTTAGTAGTTGAAACAACGGGAAGCAAGTATGAAGACGCCCAGTCTTTGGTCCAAAAGTCAAAATCAACCAAGTAACGTCGGAAGATTGCACACCCACAGCGATGCAGTGCTCGCCAATTGGCAGGTGAACCTCCACGGAGCTTTGACCGCCCCCGATCATGTGCCACTCTGGCTGCAAGTACGTCGATACTGTGTGACCATTCGCGACCGCTGCAGTAAGTTCACAGTACTCCGCACAAGTGTGATGCTCGAGCCCAGGAAGTACGCCCGGGGTGTTGACCAATAGCGCACCGAGGACATAGGGCTGAAATCAAGGGTCGCTTAGCACACGTTCGCAGATCCGCCTCACGGCGGAGCACGCTCCAAGCGACTGGCTAACGACTCGTGGATCAATGCCGTTCGGAAGAATTTGTTGACGTGCGGCTCTGTGTTGGCGCGTCTTGTGAACAGTGACCTTCGACAGGAGACGCACTGCCGAATGCTGCATTGCGACAATCCGGAATAAGTACCGGAACACCTCATGGGGCAAGAGATCATCCAGCTGAGATCTCCCCAGACCTATGGTCGGCTGATTGGCCGAGATCCACAGCGCAATCCTTGTCCTCAACCAAGAAGTTCACCTTCGAGCTCACGGCCTTCGTGCCGGTCTCAAGCAAGGTCGAGCTGAACGCCACACGAGACTCGACGAAAGTGCCATGCACATGCCCTGCGTACGGACAACCAAGATCTCAACACGCAGAAAGAATGAAGAGTATGTCGCAATCGACAGGGAAGGCAGCTCGGCATCAGGGAATCGGCGCATGGCTAACCTGTGACTGTTCATGATCCTAGCGGGAGCCATGCCATTCCAATCAAGAACAGCACGCATGCTCCGGTGGTATCGATATCGCATCTTAGCGATCACACCATTATTGACCCCTGGGGCGGCCTTCCTGCGGCGGCGCCGTCAGCTTATGCCACAGCGTGTGTCTGAGATCGAGGCGGACCAGACCCTGGCAACATGGGTCCATGATCGTGAATCCTAGAACGAACGATCTGGCCTTTGTGACCACCAAACAGCTGAGATTGAGACTGCCTGAATCAAGGATCGAGAGTAAAAGTAGGGAGCCAGGCATCAAGCTGTCCCTCCAGTGATGTTGACTCCCAAGGCGGTAGTCCAGCCGCTTCAATTCGCGAGCCAACAGCCGTCTCAGCAGGTTGCCAAGTCCAGCCAGTTGGATCGCTAGTGAACAATGATTGCAATTCATCAAAATTGATCTGATCAGCTGGCACGGCTTCGGACCTCAGCTCCGGCGCCAACGTGGACTCATCGTGCAGCTGCGGTCCTAAGTTGTAAGCCTGTTGAGAAGGTGACAAGCGCCGGGGTGGCGTATAATGCATCGCAGACGGTAATGTCATTCCATGAAGCACAGGGGTCTGCTTCTGTGGCTCATGCTTTTCAGGGATGGATTTCCGTGCCAGGTTGTAGATTGAAAGCGGGTTGAGAATGTAGTCTGGCGCACTTTGCGCAGGCGTTCCAGGTGCAGATACAACTGTGTCATCAGTCTGGGGGTCCTCGTGGTTTGCATAGGGGTCATCAGGGATGAAGCTCTGGCTGCCGCATCGCCCCTCCTCTATGTCGATGCCAACCTTCTCCAGCATATTGTGCGCGGCCTTTGCTAAAGGCTTCGCAGAGGCATACATTGACTTCATAATGTTCAGCGCCTTGACATTGTTCCGTACATGAGGAATAGTTTCGGCCAGCAGTACTTTGCTTGCCTCAGTCGACGGGTCCACCAGCTGGGTCAGGTAGAACAGCATGATTTTGCACGAATCGTACAAGATCGTTGGCAGCCAACTGTCCGCGATCGCATGTGGACCATGACGCAGGGCCTCGGCCATGATTGTGGCGAGGCTTTTGGCATGGCCAAACAGCGTCGATTGCAAGTGGCGATGGAAGTCGGCTTGCTCAGGCGGATAGGCGAAGGCTGAACGGAGTTTGTACAGGCCTGGCGCACCCACGCGATATAGGTCGCACATGGTCTGGTGGTATGCATAATGGAGAGCGCATAGCGCGCCCACTTGCGATGTCTCCTGCCTGATGTAGAGTGTCGTGGGCGTGAATTGCAGATTTGCCGGCAGGTTGTCATACCAGTACCTTAGTTCAGCATCAAGCTGAGCGAACTCGGAATCCGGAAGCCAAGGCATCTTAGCCGTGTCGAGATGCTTGATGTACTTGAGTACTTTCCGGCGTGTGGCTATGTGGCGAAGGTAGAACGCTGTCATACCCATGCAGTCCTGCGGGTAGGTCGGGAGCAGCTCCGGTGGCAGAAACTTGAGCATCTGCCCAGGTTCTAGTGTCTCTGTGATACAAGGTTCCTCAAGCACAAAGTTACGCTCGTTGCACGGAAGCTGAATCTTAATGTCGGCCTCGTCGATGAGGGTCAATTGGTCGATGCCACTGCCTACGAGTGAGTCGGTGATGTAGCAGCACCACATCAGTCGTCGACGAGACTCTTTCACGCTCGCAGAAGGCCCACTGCCAGTCTCCCGACAGAGTACGTCAGTAGAGTGCTCGAGATTGATCTGTAGCGCCTGTGCCATACGAGCGGTTATAGCGCTCAACATGAAAGCGTTCGAGTAGTTGCCCAATCGGATCTCGTAGTCGTGAAGTAACACGGCTGCCATAAGGTTCTCAACAGAGATTTTGTGCAGTCGCGAGAGTAGGAAGGTCTGCGCATGAGTTGCCCAGTGCTTGCCAGCCTCGAGTGCGTCGAACGGTAAGGCCATGTTACGGCTGGTCTCCGTCTCCACGGCGTAGAACAGACCTCCAAGGGCACATACGATATGCAGGAGCGGATTACCTTCATGCTTCTTGTTGGCATCTGCATCCAGTCGTTGTAGGAACGACGGCTTATGCAAGAAGGCGAAACAACGAAGGTGGTGCACGTTAGCAAAGTATCTCTCAACCAGTAGTCGGGTGCGAGTATGATCTGGCAGATGGTGCATGATCAGCCAAGTGAGATCTTCGGCCCCGTTGCTCTGCATATGTGTGGTGAGTCCCGGGGATGCGAGACCACCAATGCTCGCTGTGGGCGTCACAGACTCCATCTTGCTGGGCAGCGTGATGCCGGTCTCTGGTGTTAATGCAGTATGTGCAGCACCGTTTACCTGCAATATGCTTAGTAAGAATTCGAGGTATACCGACGAACGCCACACGTTCGTCGAAGACTACTGAACAATCGCAAGTGCATAACATGGCATACCACTGGAGGCGAGCCTTGTTCGGACACAGCTGCATTCATCGCCACCCGTTGCTTCCATGCCGGCTCGGAGTCGTCTTCATAAGTACAACCCAACTTCTTCTCGCCACACCTGACGCACGTAGGCTTGTGACCCGAACACCTCGTCTTCGACGTCCGGCATTCGGCACAAGATCGATACGTCCGTTTCCGCTTGAGCCCAGATCCAGTATACGCTCCATTCGTGTCTGCTTGCGGTGAGGCCAGGCTCGGTTCCTTGGTGTTTCCCGACGGCGCACACGGCAGACCCAGTCGATCACAGTTGTAGCATATGGGATGGCGCTCGTCGCAGCGGACCTTGCGAGCACGACATGTCTCGCAGCCTGCTCGCGATCGTTTCGTCTTGGATTCGCCCATGGTGGGCCGTTTTTTGGTTGAGGATAAGCAAAGCGACAGGCCGAAATCCAGGGCACGAGCGCGAGAGGCAGCCTTTGCCTCATCGGACAGCGAGAAACATGATACTGCTAGCCGCGTCAGGAGAATGCGATGCGCAGATACGATTCTCCGGACGCGGGTGCGTGTTGTATGGCGttgtggtggtggtggtggtgatggtggtgatggtggtggtggtggtggtggtcgtcgtcgtcgtcgtcgtcgtcgccgTCACGGTCGCAATCAAACAAACATGAGAAGCGAAAGCAGCCAAGTGTCAGAGAGAAGAGCCACCCCCACCCGCGGGAAGCGCCGCCAGCGATCCTTGCCCGCCGATCTGTGCCTCAAAGTTGTTGTGCAGCTTGTGCTGGCGTCGAAACTCTGCATGGTCTCCTTTGCATTTACTCTATTACTTACTGCTACTCCGCGTCTATGGGACAGTAAGGCGCGTTGTCATTCACTTGAATCCCACCTCGCTTCTTCTCCTTGCTGTCGTGGAACGGCAGCTTCCATCCGCCCTGATCCTCGCTCTCGGGTACAGACAACCACAGTCTCATCAAATGTCTTCGGACTCTCGGCCGACCCTGCTCATCGACGCTGCCAGGCGGGTAGTCCTTGTATGCGGTCCTGGCATGAAATACGTGCTGTCAAAACAAGAGTGTTAGCTATGCTCCAAACCCACATGGCAACGTCTTCGCAGATGGCGCCAGGCAAGTCGGAGACAGACGATGCCTTCTACCCTTCAGTACTTACCGTATTGCTCAAAAGCTGGATGTCACCCGGATCCAAGATCATATGCAGCGCTAGCCTCGTACAAGTCTCCTCAAATGCCTGCAATGCGTACTTCTGCTTATCCGAGAGTGGCGGGATCTTCGCATCTAGACCAGAATTGTATCGTGCCAGCGATGTCACGTTGTTGGGGTCAAACTTGGCCCATACGCGTGGTGAGCCTTGGGGATCGTTCTCCAGGAAGATGATAGCGGACTTGTACCACGGCTCTTCACCTTCACTCTGCTCGCCTTTGCGATCAAAGTACCAGTTCGGTGTTACAAGCGTCTCGATGACATCTGCGTGTTCTCGTTGCAGCGTGTTGAAAACGTGGTGAGTTGAGACGATATCCGATTCGCCACCTTCGAGAGCTTTTGCCATGCATAGCAACCCGACCAAGTCAGCACCGTCGGTGTGGAAGTACTGTTTGGCGTTCGTCCTGTAGATTCGGACCTTATCCTTCTGGGTGGGGTCTTCGCCTAGGTCTTTGACATGACCCAAGACATGTCCTCTGCCATTCTGGGACACAAAGTACCCAAAGTAGGTCCCAAGACCCATATACGCGACCTGCAACCAAATCAGCACTCGCCACATCTCACCCCGCAAGACAGTTCACTCACAGCACTTTTATGCAACCCCCACTCCTGCACCGGAATATTCTTAAACAAGATAAACCCCTTCCCATTCACAATCTCATTCCTCACAGCCCCAAAGAAGCCCTCCAACTTCGGCAGCGGAAACAACTCCTTCGCCATCCCCGTCAAAGGCGTCCCCCTCGCAATGAACGCATCAGCAGCAGCTCCCAGCTCAGCAATCTCCTCATCGCTAAAGCCATGCGTCCACCTCTCGGGGTTGTTGCGGTAGTCTTCTGCTTTCCACACCGTAGGTCCTGAAATCTCCTTGGGGAACTCCGAGTAAGTGCGAATGAGTTCATAGATGGGGTTGTGTTGGCCAGAAGTTTTGATCCCGTCTGGGAAGATCTTGCGGTCAATGTGTTTGCCCGAGAGGAGGTGGGGTGCCTCTGAAGAGGATGCGGTCAAGGCTGGTGACATATTGGCTTCAGATTTGGGGTAGATTGTTGTCCGAAGTTGATGCCAACGAGACCAATGCTAGGACGGGGCTGTTTGCGGCGCTCGTCGTCGCCTATATATGTCGGGTGAATCTATAGCGAACCCCATGGCCCGATGTCGAAGCAGGAGCAGTAGGTCTCCACTTTATGCCTTGGCTTGATTACATGCTGGTCAACCCCGCCATGGGAGAGCGATCGGCCGGTCGTCGTTATCAGTGTTGTGGTCTTGCTCTGATGCTGTGTGGGAAGAGGCAAGGAGGAGGGAAGAGTGGTTGAAGGAAGGAGCGAACTCGGAGTAGAGAGAGGCCTACCATGTCCATTGGGAAATGCATTATGTATCGTGCAGGCGAGTGACTTGACTGAACGCTTACCTGACTGATCAACTTTCCGCTCTTACTACAGCAGCTTGAAAGACGATTGGAACTAAGATTTCACCTCCAATGCTGCGAGGAGACCAATGCCTT includes the following:
- a CDS encoding Taurine hydroxylase-like protein SAT17; the protein is MSPALTASSSEAPHLLSGKHIDRKIFPDGIKTSGQHNPIYELIRTYSEFPKEISGPTVWKAEDYRNNPERWTHGFSDEEIAELGAAADAFIARGTPLTGMAKELFPLPKLEGFFGAVRNEIVNGKGFILFKNIPVQEWGLHKSAVAYMGLGTYFGYFVSQNGRGHVLGHVKDLGEDPTQKDKVRIYRTNAKQYFHTDGADLVGLLCMAKALEGGESDIVSTHHVFNTLQREHADVIETLVTPNWYFDRKGEQSEGEEPWYKSAIIFLENDPQGSPRVWAKFDPNNVTSLARYNSGLDAKIPPLSDKQKYALQAFEETCTRLALHMILDPGDIQLLSNTHVFHARTAYKDYPPGSVDEQGRPRVRRHLMRLWLSVPESEDQGGWKLPFHDSKEKKRGGIQVNDNAPYCPIDAE